In Triticum urartu cultivar G1812 unplaced genomic scaffold, Tu2.1 TuUngrouped_contig_5473, whole genome shotgun sequence, the DNA window CCCCCCCCGTGTGCCGCCCCGCGTCCTCGAGCCCCGCAACTCCCGTCCCTGCCGGGGCCCCCCGCAGCTTGGGCCCCGCCACCATCACCGGCTTCACGGCCTTGTCCAGGAAGGCCACCGTCGCCTCCACGGCCGCCTCCAGGCTCATCTGGTTGCTCATCCTGCATGCATTGCACACGTCAATTCATCCGTCAAATATATCTTCCCATGCATGTATGCAGCGCATGATCGATCATGGCACGACACGTATCATCAAGAAAATAAAAGCAGAAAAGAACGAAGGGAGCATACTCCTACAAACCTTGGTGCGAGGAAGTAGGGGACGGGGTCGCGGCTGAAGGTGGGGTGGGGGACGGCGGGGAGGTTGCAGCTGACGCTGATGTAGACCGGCTTGCTCTCCTTGAGAGCCGTGGAAATGGCCTTGTCGATCTGCTCGTGGGCGTCGTCGAGGTTGTTGACGACGGCCTGGTAGCACGTCACCGGCGTGAAGCACCGCAGCTCCTGAGAGAAATCAGGGAGGCCGATGGTGTGGTGAAGAACCCGGTTGGCGCCGTAGTCGTTCGAGTTGGCAGATCAGGGGAAGGTTCTCGCTGTACGCGCCGGCGATGGCGTTGAGCACGCTGAGCCCGCCGACGGTGAAGGTGACGGCGCACGCGCCGACGCCCTTAGCGCGCGCGTACCCGTCCGCAGCGTAGCCGGCGTTGAGCTCGTTGCAGCAGCCGACGAGGCGCAGCCCGGGCTCGGCGATGAGGTGGTCGAGGAGGGTCAGGTTGAAGTCGCCCGGCACGGCGAACACGTCGCTCACGCCGATCTGCACCAGGCGAGCCCGCCGACGGTGAAGGTGACGGCGCACGCGCCGACGCCCTTAGCGCGCGCGTACCCGTCCGCAGCGTAGCCGGCGTTGAGCTCGTTGCAGCAGCCGACGAGGCGCAGCCCGGGCTCGGCGATGAGGTGGTCGAGGAGGGTCAGGTTGAAGTCGCCCGGCACGGCGAACACGTCGCTCACGCCGATCTGCACCAGGCGCCGCGCCAGGTGGCGCCCCAGCGTGGCGGAAGGGGAGCCGACGAAGGTGGGCGCCGACGCCGGGAACGTGGCGGGGCACGCCACCGCGCCGCTCGGCGCCCCCTTGGGCCCGTCCACGGATCCGATGCCCGTCTCCATGGTAGGTCGGTCGATTGAATGAGGTACGTACGCGAGGAGCGATTGGGAGGCGAGAACTGTTTTCTTGGGTGGTTTGACCCGTGTTGGTCGTGGCTATTTATATGACGAGACAATCAAGGACGGCAAGTAATAGAATCGGGCAAGGAGTGCTTTGCTTTCGTTTTTGTCGCCTGCTATGTCGCTGCGTCGTGGGGTCGGGAGCCTCCTCGGGGCCACCTGTCATCCGGCGGTGGAGGGAGTCGGAAGAGGCATTATTTCGTTTGTGAATTGAATCGGGTGTTAATACGGAGGGATTTTGGTTTGGAGAGCAAGACAAAGTTTTTCTTACGCCACAAGGTGGTCGGGGGCCGGGCCGAGGTTGGTTTTCTTCTTCACAAAATAGCAACACGTTTCCTTTCAAAAAGAAAAGTTCCATGAGTGAGGACGTCCTgaaactaggtgcatctacacaCGTTTATTTAACGCATTTTAAACGGGTTTTAAAATGTCAAAAAAATCATGCGTACAACTCTGCAAAAATATGTGCATGACACATAGTTTTGCGAAAAATATCTTTTCATTTTGCATCtgcagaaaagaaaaatattAGTGCTGGAAAATAGCGTTCCatgagccccccccccctttttgtCTTTTTACAAAGGCCCGAAAAAGGCCGCCTCTCCACGAAACTATATGCATGCACAGAATGTGAAGATGTACGCGTGCAACTTTTCTGGATTTTTTTTGGCactgagaaatatatttttagGTGGGTGCAAATATACCCTATTTCATTCATGTATTTTTTCAAGTTTCACTCTAAATATCTATTCCTAATTTCCGAGTTGGTTGAATAGTATTCACTGTTTATTTTCGTCCCATCACTTTCAACCATTTTATTTCGCTGGTTTTTTCGTCCCCTCCCCCACCCCACCGGTTTAGTTTCGCATCACCCCCACACAACGAAAAAATCTGAACTGATCAGAACTTTCCATACTGACGCAAGTTATTTAGTTATATCGTTATGTGAAAGAATCAATCACGATCAATCTCTAAAGATCAAAACTAAATTAATTACCTTAAATCGCTCAATCACATTAATTAGGAAACAAATAACCATT includes these proteins:
- the LOC125529271 gene encoding pyruvate decarboxylase 2-like → METGIGSVDGPKGAPSGAVACPATFPASAPTFVGSPSATLGRHLARRLVQIGVSDVFAVPGDFNLTLLDHLIAEPGLRLVGCCNELNAGYAADGYARAKGVGACAVTFTVGGLA